In one window of Rhizobium sp. ACO-34A DNA:
- a CDS encoding c-type cytochrome biogenesis protein CcmI, with product MLFWIISALLTVIVAVVLLLPLLKGAASEPDDDVGEAAVYRDQLRELERDKGLGLISAEDADYARAEIGRRLLSVSAGKGAAGASKSVRASRHPLAQAFIILCLPAIGLGLYLLTGSPGMPAAPLAERLENPGNNLELLVAKAERHLAENPNDGAGWDVLAPIYFKSQRIGDAELAYRNAIRFLGTNPARMNGLGEVLVASNGGIVTEDARSAFEEALRLDSNNPRAEFYLALALEQAGKRAEAKAAFEKLLAASQKEAPWVPLVTQHIAANSEDAPAAPTALGSPSEADVAAAQDMSAGDRTAMIRGMVDSLDAKLKEDPKNFEGWMRLVRSYAMLKEPERAVGALKDGLAAFPAEGEEGKQLIAMARELGLPVEEALK from the coding sequence ATGCTGTTCTGGATCATCTCCGCTCTCCTGACGGTTATCGTTGCCGTCGTCCTGTTGCTGCCGTTGCTCAAGGGGGCGGCGAGCGAGCCGGATGACGATGTCGGCGAGGCAGCCGTCTATCGCGATCAATTGCGTGAACTCGAGCGGGACAAGGGCCTCGGGCTGATCTCCGCGGAAGATGCCGATTATGCCCGCGCCGAGATCGGCCGCCGCCTGCTTTCGGTTTCGGCCGGCAAGGGCGCCGCTGGTGCCAGCAAGAGCGTTCGGGCGAGCCGTCATCCGCTGGCGCAGGCTTTCATCATCCTCTGTCTTCCCGCGATAGGGCTCGGACTCTATCTGTTGACAGGCAGTCCGGGCATGCCAGCGGCGCCGCTTGCCGAGCGGCTGGAAAATCCCGGCAACAATCTCGAGCTTCTGGTCGCCAAGGCCGAGCGCCATCTGGCGGAAAACCCCAATGACGGGGCGGGCTGGGATGTGCTGGCGCCGATCTACTTCAAGAGCCAGCGCATCGGCGACGCCGAGCTTGCCTACCGTAACGCCATTCGTTTCCTCGGAACCAACCCGGCGCGCATGAACGGTCTCGGCGAAGTGCTGGTGGCGAGCAACGGCGGGATCGTCACTGAAGACGCCCGCTCGGCCTTCGAAGAGGCGCTGCGTCTCGACAGCAACAATCCGCGGGCCGAATTCTATCTGGCGCTGGCGCTGGAACAGGCCGGCAAGCGCGCCGAGGCGAAGGCCGCGTTCGAAAAGCTGCTGGCTGCCTCACAGAAGGAAGCGCCCTGGGTTCCGCTCGTAACCCAGCATATTGCTGCGAACAGTGAAGATGCACCGGCTGCTCCCACCGCACTCGGGAGTCCGAGTGAGGCTGACGTGGCGGCCGCACAGGACATGTCCGCAGGAGATCGCACGGCGATGATCCGCGGCATGGTGGACAGCCTCGACGCCAAGCTCAAGGAAGATCCGAAGAATTTCGAGGGATGGATGCGCCTCGTGCGCTCCTATGCGATGCTGAAGGAACCGGAGCGCGCAGTCGGCGCATTGAAGGATGGGCTTGCCGCCTTCCCGGCCGAAGGGGAGGAAGGCAAGCAACTGATCGCCATGGCCCGGGAGCTCGGCCTGCCGGTTGAGGAGGCATTGAAATGA
- a CDS encoding cytochrome c biogenesis protein CcmE, with amino-acid sequence MTRKQKRLAVIAGGMSFIVAAVLLMMFAFGQSVAYFYMPSDLEKTAVGPGTRIRLGGLVAEGSVVRGEGSTVKFSVTDGTGTVPVTYTGILPDLFREGQGVVTEGAFDAAGGFVADSVLAKHDENYMPKEVADRLKKDGVWEGEGKTQ; translated from the coding sequence ATGACCCGCAAGCAGAAGAGACTGGCCGTCATCGCCGGCGGCATGAGCTTCATCGTCGCGGCCGTGCTGCTGATGATGTTCGCCTTCGGCCAGTCGGTCGCCTATTTCTACATGCCGTCCGACCTCGAAAAGACGGCGGTCGGCCCGGGAACGCGCATCCGCCTCGGCGGCCTCGTGGCCGAAGGATCGGTCGTGCGCGGCGAGGGCTCGACGGTCAAGTTTTCGGTGACGGATGGCACGGGCACGGTTCCGGTCACCTATACCGGCATCCTGCCGGATCTTTTCCGCGAAGGACAGGGCGTCGTCACCGAGGGTGCCTTCGATGCCGCCGGCGGTTTCGTTGCCGACAGCGTGCTGGCCAAGCATGACGAAAATTACATGCCGAAGGAAGTTGCCGACCGCCTGAAGAAGGACGGCGTCTGGGAAGGCGAGGGGAAGACCCAATGA
- a CDS encoding heme lyase NrfEFG subunit NrfE (cytochrome c-type biogenesis protein; required for the transfer of heme to apocytochrome c) has product MIIELGHYALVLALATALIVSVLPVIGARKGDKGLMSVAVTGTLAGFALVAFSFGVLTWAYMVSDFSVENVWENSHSLMPAIYRFSGVWGNHEGSMMLWLLILSLFSALVAFFGRNLPERLKANVLAVQAWITTAFTLFILVTSNPFIRLSPVPAEGKDLNPVLQDVGLAIHPPLLYLGYVGFSVCFSFAIAALLDGRIDAAWARWVRPWTLAAWTFLTAGIAMGSYWAYYELGWGGWWFWDPVENASFMPWLAGTALLHSALVMEKRDALKIWTVLLAILTFSLSLLGTFLVRSGVLTSVHAFATDPSRGIFILCILTIFIGGAFSLFAFRAPMLKAGGLFQPISREGALVLNNLILTVSTATVLIGTLYPLLLETLTGEKISVGAPFFNLTFGLLMTPLLVAVPFGPLLAWKRGDLLGAMQRLFAAAIIAFVFAIIVYYIENGGPVMAVFGLAAGFFLIFGALSDLWYRSGFRKVPFRTALSRLNGLPRSAIGTAIAHLGFGVTVLGIVAVTTFETETVVEMKPGATAEAGGYSITFDGMKQAIGPNYTEERGHFTIRQGGVDKGDFWSSKRLYTARRMPTTEAGIRTFGLVHQLYVSLGDPMDDGGIVVRVWWKPYILCIWYGALIMMAGGFVSLSDRRLRVGVPKRAAKVVAPAALGAAE; this is encoded by the coding sequence ATGATCATCGAGCTTGGCCATTATGCCCTCGTGCTGGCGCTGGCGACGGCGCTGATCGTTTCCGTGCTGCCGGTGATCGGCGCGCGAAAGGGCGACAAGGGGCTGATGTCGGTTGCCGTCACCGGCACGCTGGCGGGATTTGCGCTGGTTGCCTTCTCCTTCGGCGTGCTGACCTGGGCCTATATGGTTTCCGATTTCTCGGTGGAGAACGTCTGGGAGAATTCCCATTCGCTGATGCCGGCGATCTATCGTTTCTCGGGCGTCTGGGGCAATCACGAGGGATCGATGATGCTCTGGCTGCTGATCCTGAGCCTTTTCAGCGCGCTCGTCGCCTTCTTTGGCCGAAACCTGCCGGAGCGATTGAAGGCCAATGTGCTGGCGGTGCAGGCCTGGATCACCACGGCTTTCACGCTGTTCATCCTCGTGACGTCTAACCCCTTCATCCGGCTTTCGCCGGTGCCGGCGGAAGGCAAGGATCTCAATCCGGTTCTGCAGGATGTTGGCCTCGCCATTCATCCGCCGCTGCTTTATCTCGGCTATGTCGGCTTCTCCGTCTGTTTCTCCTTCGCCATCGCCGCCCTGCTCGACGGGCGCATCGATGCGGCATGGGCGCGATGGGTGCGGCCGTGGACGCTCGCTGCCTGGACCTTCCTCACCGCCGGTATCGCCATGGGCTCCTACTGGGCCTATTACGAACTCGGCTGGGGCGGCTGGTGGTTCTGGGACCCGGTCGAAAACGCATCCTTCATGCCCTGGCTCGCGGGTACGGCGCTTCTGCATTCGGCACTGGTGATGGAAAAGCGCGACGCGCTGAAAATCTGGACCGTGCTGCTCGCCATCCTGACATTCTCGCTGTCGCTGCTCGGCACCTTCCTCGTACGCTCCGGCGTGCTGACCTCGGTGCATGCTTTCGCCACCGATCCGAGCCGCGGTATCTTCATCCTTTGCATCCTGACGATCTTCATCGGCGGGGCGTTCAGCCTCTTCGCCTTCCGCGCACCGATGCTGAAGGCGGGCGGCCTGTTCCAGCCGATCTCGCGCGAGGGCGCGCTGGTTCTCAACAACCTGATCCTGACCGTTTCGACCGCAACCGTGCTGATCGGCACGCTCTATCCGCTGTTGCTGGAAACCCTGACGGGCGAGAAAATCTCGGTCGGCGCGCCGTTCTTCAACCTGACCTTCGGCCTGCTTATGACGCCGCTTCTGGTGGCGGTTCCGTTCGGGCCGTTGCTGGCGTGGAAGCGCGGTGACCTGCTCGGCGCCATGCAGCGGCTGTTTGCGGCCGCAATCATCGCCTTCGTCTTCGCGATCATCGTCTATTACATCGAAAACGGCGGTCCGGTCATGGCGGTCTTCGGTCTCGCCGCCGGCTTCTTCCTGATCTTCGGCGCCCTGTCCGACCTCTGGTATCGTTCCGGATTCCGCAAGGTGCCGTTCCGCACCGCGCTCAGCCGCCTGAACGGCCTGCCGCGCTCGGCCATCGGCACTGCGATCGCCCATCTAGGCTTCGGCGTGACGGTGCTGGGCATCGTTGCCGTTACCACCTTCGAGACGGAAACCGTTGTCGAAATGAAACCCGGTGCGACGGCGGAGGCCGGCGGCTATTCCATCACCTTCGATGGCATGAAGCAGGCAATCGGTCCGAATTACACGGAAGAACGGGGCCACTTCACCATCCGTCAGGGCGGTGTGGACAAGGGTGATTTCTGGTCCTCCAAACGACTCTATACTGCGCGACGGATGCCGACCACGGAAGCGGGCATCCGCACCTTCGGACTGGTCCACCAGCTTTACGTATCCCTCGGCGATCCCATGGATGACGGCGGCATCGTCGTTCGCGTCTGGTGGAAGCCGTATATCCTCTGCATCTGGTATGGCGCGCTGATCATGATGGCCGGCGGCTTCGTCTCGCTCTCCGACCGCCGCTTGCGGGTCGGGGTGCCGAAGCGGGCTGCGAAGGTCGTCGCACCTGCGGCGCTGGGGGCAGCGGAATGA
- a CDS encoding cytochrome c-type biogenesis protein CcmH encodes MNPSPTPPHKGEGLCRLSWLSPRVQDLAARFLAPRGRDGRPARGRLASFLLIFLLLSPLPALAVNPDEILPDPKLEQRARDLSAQLRCMVCQNQSIDDSNAELARDLRLLVRERIVDGDSDQQVIDYVVSRYGEFVLLKPRLSMHTLLLWGLPGVLFVIGLGVAFAYARGRSKPVPKKLSAEEEARLGKLLDE; translated from the coding sequence ATGAACCCCTCCCCAACCCCTCCCCACAAGGGGGAGGGACTTTGCCGTCTCAGCTGGCTGTCACCGCGGGTGCAAGACCTTGCTGCGCGTTTTCTCGCCCCTCGTGGGCGAGATGGCCGGCCGGCCAGAGGGAGGCTTGCTTCATTCCTTCTGATTTTTCTCCTCCTCTCACCCCTTCCGGCACTGGCCGTCAACCCGGACGAGATCCTGCCCGACCCGAAGCTGGAGCAGCGGGCGAGGGACCTTTCCGCGCAGCTGCGCTGCATGGTCTGCCAGAACCAGTCTATCGACGATTCGAATGCCGAGCTTGCCCGCGACCTGCGCCTGCTTGTGCGCGAGCGGATCGTCGATGGCGACAGCGACCAGCAGGTGATCGACTATGTCGTATCGCGTTACGGCGAATTCGTGCTGCTGAAGCCGCGCCTGTCCATGCATACGTTGCTGCTCTGGGGACTTCCGGGCGTGCTTTTCGTCATCGGTCTCGGCGTTGCCTTTGCCTATGCGCGGGGCCGCAGCAAGCCCGTTCCGAAGAAGCTTTCCGCCGAAGAGGAAGCCCGTCTCGGCAAGCTGCTGGACGAGTGA